TGATTATGATATTTTGAGGCATTATACTCTATATTATGCCTGCTTCCATAGTTTATAAACATGTCCATCTTGGTTGCTTGTAAAATTTCCTCACTCTTCATTTTTAGATGCTATCCATTACCCATTTCTGCACACCAAGTTTTCTTAGAAAAATAATGGTGTTGCATTCCTAAAGTTTGGCAAAATGTAACCTCCTTTGTAGATCCCCAAAATAGAGCTCTAAAATTTACTAATTTAAATCTGTTTAGTGGTTTTGAAGTCTCCTTTTGAAATATCAGCGAAAGAATAAGAAATTGTGACGATGTACAAAGCGTAAGTCTTTAGTGTATAGATCTTGTTCTTAGTAGTCAATGGATTCAAGCATAAACATAGTGAATGAGTGAAGCACTGGAGATTTTAATCTTGAAAAAGGAATGAGATAACTTctcattaaatttaaaaaaaataatttacccTCATATTTATAGCATCAAGAATGATATGGTTTCACTTATAGTAGTAAATTGATCTCAATATTCATTTAATATAACATGGCTACTAGTGtaaaaatttgcaagaaaatattAAAAGAACAATATAAGATAGGAATATATTGAAACCAAATCTCAACTCGGACCAATAGTTTCATTTAATAGGTTGCAAAAAGAACTTTCAAAATAGCTTAACATTTCTTACTTCACGCCTGAAAACAAACTTCAACTTACAATTAGTATTCTTATTTAAAAGGCTACAATTTTTTCCATCTCAAAAATTTACTAGCACTAAAACCCTGTATTCTTTGTAGATTATTGAATATAGGCATTTCTCTTGTGATTATGTAGTACAATAGTTGAATGTTAAGAAAACATCAAGTTGTAATCTATGTGAGATTTTCTAAATACAAGTGAGTAGAATAAACTCTAAATATATCTACGTTGGAAATTATAAGGTAACATAGATTATATGTCCATTGATTCTTGCAAATATATCCACTATAGAATCAGTTGTAGATAAGTATAAACTAATGAGGATTGTAGCTCACAATGGAAACATGcattagtagatagatgtcatctTTTGACAATGCAACAAACCTCAAATTTTTAATAATTGGGCACTCTCGAGTCCACCATATTCTAACATTAGATTTTATAGATGTGTAATATTAGGAAACTAATTTATTAATATAACCTGTTTGTATAAAACAAAATATATAGCTTACCTTAAATTAGTAGGCAACTAACTGTAGAACACAACCATAGTTGCCAAGTTTGATTAGGCTAGGGCATGAATCATTCTACATAGATTGTTTGAAACCCAATTCTAGATAATTGAAGAAATTCTTGTGCAATGTCAGTGGAAAATATCAATTTTGATGCATTTGATGTGACTTTCGGCCTCAACCACAACTCTATTTTGTATTGCATTCGATGAGATGATAACTATTTGAGGTGATCTTTTAAACAATTCAAGTGGTTTGTCTCTATTTCCGCATTTTATTTGCATGTCTACCAATTCATTTTCAATTATAATATCCACCAAAAATACTTATCCATTATGTTTCAATGAGTGTTAATACACTGTTAAAAAGCTCCCATATGGGTGTAAGCATAAATCCAAAGATTTCTTATGCATTGTGCATGCTTGCAGCATTCGCCAAAATAGTTGCAATAACAACCTCTCACAAATATATGCCTTCAAAAATAATTTGATGCATGAGCATACATTACTCCTAAATGTCCATTACAGGAAAGAAGGATGCTAGAGAGAATTATGGAGTGTTTCATAAATACATTTGTTTGGAAATTTCTAGAACCCTTTCACCAAGTCCATTTGTTTCACAAAGGTCAAATGAATCATTTTAATATCGTTCTTATTTTTTTGTGATGTTGTGTTAAAGGGTAAGTGATAGCATCAATGAGTCctctttatttgtatttattttctttaatttcaaaggctaaaaaGAACGTCTATGCCTAGACTATTGCTAGGAATTCTTACCAACACAACCCCTGTATTTCTATATGGTGATTTGAACTTTGGCCTTGGTATCTCATGCAATTTATTTACCATTACACCACAAtactttttgttttttattttattcatatcaCTTACAATTTCTGATTTGGTAAGTTTAGAATATTAATTTTTAGTTCATATCAACTTAATAGGTATTCTGTACAGTTACTATACAACAAGAGTCACACTATTGCCTTTTGTAAAGGGCCATAATACTAAAAAATTCATCAATAATTATAAAGTAAGGGCATAATTTGCCCCAATGTATTAAAAAGTGAAATACAATGTGTAATCACCAGCAATCATTTGAATTGTAGAGATCAATTCCTCTCATTATATTCTTTCCAACACAAGTTGGCTGCATAAGGTTAGCTATAggttaatatatataattttataaacaTAATTTTTATAAAATTGTTATTGTTTTTCATATCTAAagtaataattataaattatttaagaattgttttcaacaAGAAGTTAACATGTCTTATGTCTCTCTTATGAAACTTAATTACTTAGTATAATATAAGGGTCAATTCTCCATATATTGTATTTATGGCTTTAGTTAAAAAAAGTTGTCTAGACAATCTGATGTTGGATCGTGAAAATGTATTTAACCTATGTAGGAGTTAAGGGTCTACCTCTTAGTTTGACTCATGTGAATATGATATTGCTTCTATGTGTAACTTCCATGAGTCTGAACATGGATTAAAATAATTGTTGACAATTTTTTGCTTGCCAAGGTTAAAATAAATCTAAACTCTAGTTTCAAGGGGTTATTCCCTAAATCTCACTAGAAATATTTTTTAGTGCAAAGGTACTTCTATTTGAGTGAACTTAAAGGATTTATACTTTGTAGTCAAGGCTATAAGTCCTACTTAAAGAAGTCAATGAGTTATTTTTATCCAATATATTTTAATCTATATTGAGATGTTATTACctataaaattaaaaaacattataaaaactaAAACTAAGAATTTTTGTATCTAGAAAATTGACAAGTGATTTTAAAGGATATTTATAATCTACACATtgttagataaataaaaataaaaaacatcatatCTAGATTTACCTAAGTTTGACCTAGGTTACATTGTGGGCCCGTAACCCTTAGGTCCTAAGATCATTTTTAAAACTGGTAAAACACTTTAGCTACTAGAATATGCTAGTTAAATAATacaatggcttcaaagattcaaaactAAAATGTTCCTCTTACCCTTAGACATGGGGACATACAATTTTTATAGGGGGAGAAACCACCTCTAAAATAATATATGTGGGCTcgatttattaaatatatttaggACTTCATTTAAtgatattaatttttaagattttatGGTATAAACAATATAGAAAGATGTAATGAAGGCCTTGACTTATCTTCAAAAACTTAGAATTCACCACAAAGATAATCATATTGTAGTGTTTAATCCCATGATACAATCAAATTTACAAACATTGTGACAGAAATGGAAAACCCAACAAATAAACATTATATGGTCCTTTGGGATCATAAAAATTTCCATGGATCACTTGATTTCATGTGCTTCTATAACTTTTATTATGATCTTCCTATTAAAAAATATTCTATAGCTATCATGAGATCTCAATGATCTTGTTGAGTCTCATCTTCTAGGACATGGGACTATGAAAATCATCATTGTTATAGATAAATGATCAAATTTTTAAATAAACCAACCTTCACCCTTGGATTTTAATAAATTAATGGTTACACCTAATATTTTCCAATGAAGTGCTGAATACATGTTAATAATTTGATATTCTTTAGTTATTGTTAAAATGCTAAACAAGATTACCCTGGTttattttattgtactttgttattggacttgatcaacccaataattTTGTACATGTTTTTTATAAGAGTTATTGTATATAAAAGATAATTGTGTATTTATTATGCATGTGATATATATGAAAAGAAGATAGTCATGTAGTCCTGAGTGCATGAATACCATCTTCAAATATATTTTTAGTATATAAGTATACTTTTATAAATTATGAGTGACTATATAGGAGTAAGTGTTGATTGATAATACTTTTATAAACAATAAAGCATTTAAAATAGTAAATAAAGTGAGGAGATTAAAATATAAACTATAATTATCTCTTCAACTAAATATTTATGATACATTTTAATGAAAATATTATCATCGGAAAAATGATTATTGAACTCGTGAAATTTGTCAAAATAAAAGATGATAATAATATATATGaattaaaataaaaatggaaatacaatgaagtatgcatGTATTCAATGTTAGTAATTGATTTATTGATCACAATTTATGAGTTGTGATGCAGATGCATCTCTTGCTATTGAGGAAAACAACTAAATTACAAGGAgagaaatgttatgggactttttcccatGGAATGAAATTATAAAAaggaatattaaataaatacaattatgGATATTATAAATGTTATGAAGGGTTATGACTTTTGTAACCATCCTTGAGACATTATTTAAAACCTATGAATCAAAAAGGAAGGACACACATAGAGAATAATATAGAAGAAGGATAAATCGAAAGAAGCACAAGAGTGgaggggatagttaaggtctaGTGGTTGGGagttgggcattggagaaggggcatacagtgaGCATCCAACTCAGGGTACAATGTACACCTGAGAGTGTCCTGGGTAGGGCTGTGTTTACttcatgtcatgaaggcatgtggggttctgtgtagggACCATGTTCTCCTAGAGTGCTTCGCTGTTTGGAAACCCTAGGCCTGTAACTAATCCTCTGCATGCAGGAAAGTAGTCTCTCCATGATTTACAAATATGtattaatcaatatatatatatatatatatgtttcctcCTTGAATGCATTTGTGGTATAAATGTTATATTGTTATGTTTTAAATTACATTTATGATTTATTCACTTATCATTAAATGAAATAATTTactttattaaatttatattacaTAAAACCATTATAATAAGAGATGAATTAATTATCTTACTTTTAATTAAGTACATTAGATcgaattataatatttattttattttatcagctGCAAATACTTAATTATTCATAGAAAAAAGTGCCATTGCATATTTAATTAGGTGGCTCTTTTTCTattgtttaaataaatatttttatttattttaataatttatttatatttttctttttatttacatGATGCCATGTCTTTCTAAAAGCCTACTCCTCAATCCTAGCCCTTAATTGATCGTTTAACCTCTTAATCCTAACCCTTcatttttaggatgttctctataaaagaggcttcctaATCTCATTTTCCATATAGCATATTTGGAGCATACTTACATTTTGTTGAAATCATTTTAGCATACATCATCACATTATCTTTGTATTATTGCTATACAttatcacaaccacatccattcttccCTCTCTTGTGCAagaacaacacaaatctaagagcaaCAACATCAAATGCTAGATCCTAGAtgataagagaacaatgaagaaaagATTCTTATGCATGTGAAAGTgtattaatttatttcattgttatttgcATGCATTTTTAGTTTTATCCATTGATGTTGTCTTGAATTATTTTGTAAATCTAAGGTTAGTGGTTAGATCTTGTTAGGGTTTACAAATAACTTCATGATTTATCATAAATAGTTTGAATATCTAATTTGTAACTATTTATGCATGTTGATTATTGTCAATTTCATATTTTAATACTAGATCTTGCATCCAATTTGTTAATTTCTATAATCCAGCAATAGATCAATTGTTCAACAAATATCATAGAAAGAAACAAGAACAATGTTTACCTATCTGATTTATAAAAATTAATACACTAGGTTAATTAACAATAAGTATAGTGGAAGCAAATTCACATGAAACCAATCACGCAAACATAGGTAACACCAATATACCCAGGAAACCCCAATGTAGGGAAACCACtacaaatgttgaatcttctattcatCTTCTAGAGAAAATTTTTCTTTCGAATACAATCTTAGTTGCTATAGAAATCTTACATATATAGTCGTCttgatgaaaacatcaactatgcaAGAGAAGTGAAACTTTCCTCATGAAACACATCCTAAGAGAAACTTTCCTTGCATGATGCAAATTGGAACTTTCCTTACATGAAGCAAGAGAAAGGAAACTTGTCTTACATAACTAAAACTATCCACACATAAAACTGGTCTTGGTGTAAACCTCACAATTCTAGGAAATGTTCtatttacaaaatagaaaaatattctcCTATTGAACATTCAAGACAAGCTgcacttaagcaacttccacaaCCACACCTTTTGAACTATAAAAACTTAACACAATTTATattatttccatagttcatttttAACTCAACTCAAAGATTATTGAATTCAACTTGTGCTCAGTCTTTTCAATCAGATTTGAGATTTAGCCAAGTGACTCCATTCTCCTTGTAAATGTAATCATTTGAGAGAGGTTTAGTTCTGTTTGCAtgaataaagttgtgaattctattTCCCATCGTTACATAAGAAAACAACGTTGTATATTTCTTGGCTAATCTGAAATCGAAACAGAAAATATGAATTCTATTGACACTAACTCGAATAGATGGGATACCCTCCTCATAATTCTTCTCAATGATGGCATGTTGGACACCTAATGCTGGATCGGGGAGGCGATTAGTTCGACCCCCTTCCTCGCCCATTGAGTTATGCTAATTTAGCTTGGCTCGGGGCTTGTATAAAACACACAACTATATACAAAGTCCTTTTGAACTTATCTTTTATTATTCCTCTGTGTGCAACAACTGCGCATTGGGGAATAAAATTATCTTCTTTAGTATTTTCTACATCGGGCTcagtaaattttaaatatttatccgTCTCAAGAGCTGCCTTCGACATAGCATCAATATCAAAGAATTGATCACCATGGGCGTGAGGTGTAGGTTTTAGGAGCAATGTAATAAGAAAAAAATTGGCCCTCTCTTTCACCTGTGGGAGGAACCTACATAGGACGTAATCATCAATTGGTTGTTGATATCGATTTCTAGGTAGATGGGCATGTGCCTTGACGGGTGGATTTACTAGGCTTTATCCTAAAATATCATTCAAGTTATGGGGGAATCTCTTGTGGAGATCTCCTTTGTTCACATTCTAGTTTTAAGGAACAATGGGGACAGTTTGATGGAAGTTGTCCGCCGCCCCTACTCAGCCAAGATAAAGgattattgttggcatttttaggcTAACGCTATTTGCAGAGGTCACGTGACTGAAATGGCTCTTGTCCTCTATAGGGAAGACGTTGAAACTAGGCATTTTGAAGCCTTTGAGGCTCAGTTAAGCATGAATGGGAACTTATGCTCTCCCCAAGATAGATAGGATCTATGAACTACCTGGGGGCATTTTGTATATCATGCACATGGTTTTACAATTTTTTCTAATCTAAATCAGGAGGTAGCCCATCTCATAGCACAATGTGTGTatgaatattttttttatgtttatataaagtagatatgtatatatgtgtgataTATGTATGTTTGTTTATTTTGTGTCTGTCATGTTCTAATTaaagaaattctttgaagaaataaTTTTTAGATGAAAGTGAAATAATAAAAAGTTTTTGTCTTATGAAAACCATAATGTCTATCCTTCAACTAATTTAGCTTCAAGCTTGTTTCAGCATACAGCTCCTTCTCTATGCCTAAAGCTAAAATTGAACGTCGGGAATGATTATCTTGAAGGGGCCACATCGTTgattttataattggaattttaAGTAATTCAAACAGAATGCAACTGAAAGAGAGATTAACTTGTTAGAGCTAGTACAGCTTTATAAATTTGAAGATTTTAGAAACTGACAAAATTGTAGGTCGTTACTGCTAACAATATATTTTTGAGTAGTAAACAATGCTCATAAATTGCTCGGGCAGCGCCTATCATTTTCTATTTTGATCAAAATTGAAAACCGCATGTATTATAACCCTCTCCAATACATTAAGACAGTACAGTGGAAAAACGATGTACTCATAAAGTTTACGGATAAAAATTGGATATTACATGGTAGACTTCATTTCAAATTATATTGATTAGATATAAATTAAAATCTTCACTATAAACTTGACTTTAAACAACATAATTTGTATTTCCAGCATTTAAATACCCTACCATAGTAGAATACAGCATTATATATGTCTCAACTCCGGAAAACACTTTACAACTAACACCATTATAAACTCAACAAATTACTTGATGTATGTCAGGCAACAATAGATAGCAAACAGGTAGGGTTTTCAACGCTCACAAAGATAAGCCACAACAGCATCCAGCAAAGCAAAGCATCTGTACCTCCATTCTATGAGAAAACACAACACTGCAATCACACTAGCAAATCCCATCCCGTAACATAACCCCACTGTCACTGCCCACCATCGATCCATTTTATCTGTATCATTTGCAATAACTGTATTATTCAACTCTACCTGGCGACCTCTTTCACCAAAACTAGAGCTCTGTGTTCTATTATCGAGGGGAGGCCCCCTAAGTTTGGGGTTCCCAAGAAATGAAGAATCTTCAAACGTTGAAAACTGATAACCCTGCGGAATTAATCCAGAAAGCATGTTGTATGAAAGATTCAAGACAGAAAGGAAAGTGAGACTTACAAGCTCTTGGGGAATCTTCCCTGATAACATGTTTCCTGAAAGATCCAGAGACTCCAGGCTAACCATCTGTCCAAAGGATTTCGGAATTGAGCCACTGATGTTGTTGTTTGAAATATTCAGAGCAACTAGGCCCTGGAGAAGTCCCATTTTCGGAGGAATGCTACCCCGGAGCTTGTTATGTGACAAGTCCATAACTTTGACTGATCTCCATATTTTTTGATATCGACGTGCCGTTCCTTTAATCCAGAGAGTTATTTGATCCACAAAGAGTGTTGAGTGATAGATGTATGTATTGGCTTCAGTAAAAAAACCGTCTGATACATCAAAACGTTGCATTTCTAAACTCTGTGATTGACTTATCATAGCATGGAGCATTTCTAAACTTTCGGGGATACTTCCTGATATATTGTTATAAGATAAATCTAAGACCTGAAGACTCTTTAGCTCAAACAACTCGGATGGAATACTACCCTCAAGCTTATTATTTGTCAAACTGAGTATTTGTAAACATTTCATCTTTCCAATCCAAATTGGGATCCTCCCTTCAAACCTGTTATTTCCTATGTCCAGTACCTCAATATATGCACAATTTGCAGTAGATGGAGAAATAACACCTTGCAAATTGTTTCCATTGAGGTTTAATGTCTGGAGTTGAGTCAGATTTCCTACCTCCTCTGGTATCTCACCTTGGAAATCATTTTGAGCCAAATTTAAAATTACAAGAGACGAACATCTCCCCAGATCTGCAGAAATCACATCACTTAGTTTGTTGTCTGACAAATCCAACATCATCAACTCATTTTCAATTTTACACATTGAATACGGAATACCTCCACTCAGATTATTTGCGGACAGGGACAAATAGTTGTATGGAAAGATTGTAGCAGGAATAGAACCATTAAACTTGTTATGTGACAAATCCAATGTGAATCCATAAAATGAAAGAGCTGAAATAGGGCCGTGAAAGCTATTATTATGCAAGGCCACCAATTCAAAATTACTGTAGTTGAGTGGGGGCAGAAAGCCTCCTAGTTGGTTATTTGAAAGATTAAGCATCCTCAGCTTAGTAAGATCCTTAAGCCAAGTAGGAACACCTCTCCGAATTCTGTTATCTGACAGGTCCAAATCTTCTAGTAAATATTGAGTAGACAGAAATGCTGGAAAATTTCCTTCAATATTACAAGAGCTTAATCCCAGGTACTCCAGATGAGAAAACTGTGGAACCCAGCTTGAAGGAATGTTGATAGTCAGCTGATTTCTAGATAACTGGAGTATACGAAGTTGAGTCAAATTATGGAACATGGAAATAGAAACAACGCCTGTTAAATTGTTGGAAGAAAGCGACAGTACTTCCAATCCAACAAGCTCTGAAAATGAATTTAGTATTGCTCCAGACAACTGATTATCGTCTAATTTAAGGCAACTTAATATAGAGAGCTTACCCAAAGAGTTTGGGATATCACCATTTAGTTGATTTCTCATGAGATCCATATATTGGAGAGAGGAAAGCCTACCAACACAGTCTGGTATTCTGCCCTTCAAATTGTTAAATGCAAGATCAATCATTGAAAGACTAGACGGTTGCCTCGCTGGAGATCCAAATAGGGGTATAACCCCCGTGAACTGATTGTCGGAGAGATCGAGTGTCTCAAGTTTCGAAAAGTTTGCAATGGAAGCAGGAATTACTCCTTGTAGACTGTTTTTTCTCAAACAAAGATTGCTCAGACTTGAAGCTTCGTGCAAGAAATCGGAAGGGATGGAACCAGTGAGATCACAGTCAGTGAGATCAAGTGAAACCAAGGATGAGACATTCTGTAACCAGGACGGTACTTGGAATGGAAAGGAGCTATGTCGAAGATGGAGCTGGGATAAATGGGTAAGGTTTAGAAGTGAAGGAATACTTCCTGAAAGACCACATGCAGACAGGTAAATCAATCTAAGTTTTGAGAGCCTGGAGACAGAGTCGCCCCAGTTGTGAGACGCCTTTTCTAGGTTCACCCTCTTCATTGCGAGGTATTCCAAGTTTCTCAAATTTC
This genomic stretch from Cryptomeria japonica chromosome 8, Sugi_1.0, whole genome shotgun sequence harbors:
- the LOC131857993 gene encoding receptor-like protein EIX2, yielding MSFISFCIALSLALGIGVIIDLPYISGCRDDERKYLLDFRGGLNDSYGRLSTWHGYNCCAWEGIVCDHQTIHVIQLDLKNPHHKGDDHRYQVNHQLRGKIHPSLFNLQHLRHLDLSWNDFQGIAIPPLLGRLKRLTFLSLAYARFEGEIPLELGNLSALQHLDLSDYYKLHSSEYRKKWRLKSSRFDELVRNLRNLEYLAMKRVNLEKASHNWGDSVSRLSKLRLIYLSACGLSGSIPSLLNLTHLSQLHLRHSSFPFQVPSWLQNVSSLVSLDLTDCDLTGSIPSDFLHEASSLSNLCLRKNSLQGVIPASIANFSKLETLDLSDNQFTGVIPLFGSPARQPSSLSMIDLAFNNLKGRIPDCVGRLSSLQYMDLMRNQLNGDIPNSLGKLSILSCLKLDDNQLSGAILNSFSELVGLEVLSLSSNNLTGVVSISMFHNLTQLRILQLSRNQLTINIPSSWVPQFSHLEYLGLSSCNIEGNFPAFLSTQYLLEDLDLSDNRIRRGVPTWLKDLTKLRMLNLSNNQLGGFLPPLNYSNFELVALHNNSFHGPISALSFYGFTLDLSHNKFNGSIPATIFPYNYLSLSANNLSGDLGRCSSLVILNLAQNDFQGEIPEEVGNLTQLQTLNLNGNNLQGVISPSTANCAYIEVLDIGNNRFEGRIPIWIGKMKCLQILSLTNNKLEGSIPSELFELKSLQVLDLSYNNISGSIPESLEMLHAMISQSQSLEMQRFDVSDGFFTEANTYIYHSTLFVDQITLWIKGTARRYQKIWRSVKVMDLSHNKLRGSIPPKMGLLQGLVALNISNNNISGSIPKSFGQMVSLESLDLSGNMLSGKIPQELVSLTFLSVLNLSYNMLSGLIPQGYQFSTFEDSSFLGNPKLRGPPLDNRTQSSSFGERGRQVELNNTVIANDTDKMDRWWAVTVGLCYGMGFASVIAVLCFLIEWRYRCFALLDAVVAYLCER